In the genome of Neisseria animaloris, one region contains:
- the hemH gene encoding ferrochelatase — translation MPLFQTEPAVPYTQQNKTAVLLINLGSPSAPTAQAVRPYLRDFLSDQRVVELPKWLWQPILYGLVLTFRPKKSAHGYEKIWFPEGSPLTVYTQRQAAALSEKLPDVIVRYAMSYGESNVAQVLSELKAQGVTQVLALPLYPQYAASSTAAALDKVFNTLLRQRYQMSIRTLTSFYNNAGYIEAMKQHIQAYWAEHGRGEKLMLSFHGIPQKHHDDGDPYPLQCRHTAELLTQALGLNENDYIVSFQSQFGKAKWVGPSTQDLFDELPKQGVSKLDVFCPGFVSDCLETMEEIAIAGREQFHEAGGVQYHYIPCLNTHPAWINALADLIEQHLQGWRT, via the coding sequence ATGCCGCTTTTCCAAACCGAACCTGCCGTTCCTTACACGCAACAAAATAAAACCGCCGTGCTGCTGATTAACCTCGGTTCTCCTTCTGCACCCACCGCCCAAGCCGTCCGCCCGTATCTACGGGATTTTTTATCCGACCAACGCGTTGTAGAGCTGCCCAAATGGCTTTGGCAGCCGATTCTGTATGGCTTGGTATTAACATTCCGCCCAAAGAAAAGTGCACACGGTTATGAAAAAATCTGGTTTCCCGAAGGTTCGCCGCTAACGGTGTACACCCAACGGCAGGCAGCTGCGCTATCTGAAAAACTACCTGATGTCATTGTGCGTTATGCCATGAGCTATGGCGAATCAAATGTTGCGCAGGTGCTGTCCGAGCTGAAAGCACAAGGGGTTACGCAGGTTTTGGCGTTGCCGCTGTATCCGCAATATGCGGCATCCAGCACCGCCGCCGCTTTGGATAAGGTATTCAATACCCTATTGCGGCAGCGCTATCAAATGAGTATACGTACCTTGACGAGTTTCTATAACAATGCCGGCTATATTGAAGCCATGAAACAGCACATTCAGGCTTATTGGGCAGAACATGGCCGTGGCGAAAAATTGATGCTGAGTTTTCACGGCATTCCGCAGAAACACCATGACGACGGCGACCCTTACCCGCTCCAATGCCGGCACACCGCCGAACTGCTTACGCAAGCATTAGGCTTAAATGAAAACGATTATATCGTGTCGTTTCAGAGCCAGTTCGGTAAAGCAAAATGGGTGGGACCGAGCACACAAGATTTATTCGACGAACTGCCCAAACAGGGCGTTTCCAAACTGGACGTATTCTGCCCCGGCTTTGTCAGCGACTGCTTGGAAACTATGGAAGAAATCGCTATTGCAGGGCGCGAGCAGTTTCATGAGGCAGGCGGTGTGCAATACCACTATATCCCCTGCCTCAACACCCACCCCGCTTGGATAAACGCATTGGCCGATTTGATTGAACAACATTTACAGGGTTGGCGCACTTAA
- a CDS encoding sugar MFS transporter encodes MSAQSQTNNNTALSVLTALFFMMGFITCMNDILIPHLKAIFDLNYVQAMLIQFCFFTAYAIMSIPMGKVVEKLGYKNGVIGGFLLTAVGCLLFYPAASSEAYPIFLGALFILASGVTLLQVAGNPYVTLLSKPGKESATLTLVQAFNSLGTTIAPLLGSALILADASQAATKAEQVASVQIPYLGLAGLLVLLAVFVKMIRLPDARKIAEAETEHNHDGKTSVWQYKHLVLGAVAIFCYVGAEVSIGSLLVNVMEVTAGLDHATGAKYLSLYWGGAMVGRFLGSAVMNKITPNKYLTFNAVMAVSLITIAILAGGGAVSMWALLAIGFFNSIMFPTIFSLATKGLGKFTGAASGVICTAIVGGAIVPVVQGFFADHIGLLVSFFVSAICYLYIVFFAVKGFRADEA; translated from the coding sequence ATGTCTGCGCAATCACAAACAAACAACAATACCGCTCTGTCTGTATTAACCGCATTGTTCTTCATGATGGGTTTCATTACCTGCATGAACGACATCTTGATTCCCCACCTGAAAGCCATTTTTGATCTGAATTACGTTCAGGCCATGCTGATTCAGTTCTGTTTCTTTACCGCATATGCCATTATGTCGATTCCGATGGGTAAAGTGGTAGAGAAACTAGGTTACAAAAACGGTGTTATCGGCGGTTTCCTGTTGACGGCCGTCGGTTGTCTGCTGTTCTACCCCGCCGCTTCCAGTGAGGCTTATCCGATTTTCTTGGGTGCGCTGTTTATTCTGGCTTCGGGTGTAACGTTGTTACAAGTAGCGGGTAATCCTTATGTAACTTTGCTGTCAAAACCAGGTAAAGAGTCTGCCACTTTAACATTGGTGCAAGCCTTTAACTCGCTGGGTACGACAATTGCACCGCTGTTGGGCTCCGCATTGATTTTGGCGGATGCCAGCCAAGCGGCGACCAAAGCGGAGCAAGTGGCATCCGTACAGATTCCGTATTTGGGTTTGGCGGGTTTACTGGTATTGCTGGCGGTGTTTGTGAAAATGATCAGATTGCCCGATGCACGTAAAATTGCTGAGGCGGAAACCGAACACAATCACGACGGTAAAACCAGCGTATGGCAATACAAACACTTGGTGTTGGGCGCAGTGGCTATTTTCTGTTACGTAGGTGCCGAAGTATCTATCGGCTCCTTGCTGGTTAATGTGATGGAAGTAACCGCCGGTTTGGATCATGCTACGGGCGCGAAATATCTGTCGCTCTATTGGGGCGGTGCCATGGTGGGCCGTTTCTTGGGTTCTGCCGTGATGAATAAAATTACACCGAACAAATACCTGACTTTCAATGCGGTAATGGCAGTGTCGTTGATTACCATTGCTATTCTGGCAGGTGGAGGTGCAGTGTCTATGTGGGCGTTGCTGGCAATCGGTTTCTTTAACTCAATCATGTTTCCGACTATCTTCTCGTTGGCAACCAAAGGTTTGGGTAAATTTACCGGTGCGGCTTCAGGTGTTATCTGTACTGCGATTGTGGGCGGTGCGATTGTGCCGGTGGTTCAAGGTTTCTTTGCCGACCATATCGGTTTGCTGGTATCGTTCTTCGTTTCCGCCATCTGTTATCTGTATATTGTATTCTTTGCGGTTAAAGGTTTCCGTGCCGACGAAGCGTAA
- the pgl gene encoding 6-phosphogluconolactonase, giving the protein MAYQWHHHESAAASAVALADAVAAALKVALDKRGNAVLAVSGGRSPIAFFEALSQKDLDWAHIAVTLVDERIVPTDHPDSNAGLVHEYLLKNKAAAAEWIPVVEAERQAADLQPEAVVQTALKHYRQPDALVLGMGGDGHTASLFPQAPQLDNGLDLANEVPLLHTTPVTAPHERVSMTLAAIVKTPAVFLAIQGAEKKAVFDQAVAALSKNLPTSFILNNEKVNCHVHYAN; this is encoded by the coding sequence ATGGCTTACCAATGGCACCATCACGAAAGTGCCGCCGCATCTGCCGTCGCCTTGGCCGATGCCGTTGCCGCTGCATTGAAAGTTGCGCTGGATAAACGGGGCAATGCCGTTTTAGCCGTGTCAGGCGGGCGTTCGCCAATCGCTTTTTTTGAAGCCTTATCGCAAAAAGATTTAGATTGGGCACATATTGCCGTTACGCTGGTAGACGAGCGTATCGTTCCTACCGACCACCCCGACAGCAATGCCGGATTGGTACATGAATACCTGTTGAAAAATAAGGCCGCCGCCGCGGAGTGGATTCCGGTGGTGGAAGCAGAGCGGCAAGCAGCCGATCTGCAACCCGAAGCCGTTGTTCAGACGGCCTTGAAACACTACCGCCAGCCAGACGCGCTGGTGTTGGGAATGGGAGGCGACGGGCATACCGCATCACTGTTTCCGCAAGCGCCGCAATTGGACAATGGGCTGGATTTAGCCAACGAAGTGCCGTTGCTGCATACCACTCCCGTTACCGCGCCGCATGAGCGTGTGAGCATGACGCTGGCCGCCATTGTGAAAACGCCCGCAGTATTTTTGGCGATTCAAGGCGCAGAGAAAAAAGCCGTGTTCGATCAGGCCGTCGCCGCGCTTTCGAAAAACCTCCCGACCAGCTTTATTCTCAATAATGAAAAGGTAAATTGCCATGTCCACTACGCAAACTAA
- a CDS encoding SIS domain-containing protein, giving the protein MLSKISESLANLSGAERKVAESALAEPKWFVHAAVAEIAERASVSQPTVIRFCRSLGYKGLPEFKLALSASIGHEGLPYVHEELNTDDDISKVVEKVLGNTAASVLGARRFLKEAELEKAIAMLTHARRIEFYGVGNSGIVAHDAQHKFFRFGISTVAYVDTHIQLMAAAVLGSQDVLVVISNSGSSIELLDAVSIAKENGAAVIAITRAGSPLAQLADCVLSVAAQENSELYTPMISRLLQLVVVDILAIGLALRLGETASLQLQKGKRSIHSKHLEYNKEES; this is encoded by the coding sequence ATGTTAAGCAAAATCAGTGAATCATTGGCTAACCTGTCAGGAGCGGAGCGCAAAGTTGCCGAATCTGCTTTGGCCGAACCCAAGTGGTTCGTTCATGCAGCGGTAGCGGAAATTGCCGAACGCGCTTCCGTGAGCCAGCCGACGGTTATCCGTTTCTGTCGCAGTTTGGGTTATAAAGGTTTGCCCGAGTTCAAATTGGCGTTATCGGCCAGTATCGGTCATGAAGGCCTGCCGTATGTGCACGAAGAATTAAATACCGATGACGATATTTCGAAGGTTGTGGAAAAAGTATTGGGCAATACCGCTGCTTCCGTTCTCGGCGCACGCCGGTTTTTGAAAGAGGCGGAGTTGGAAAAAGCCATTGCCATGCTCACTCATGCCCGCCGTATCGAATTTTATGGTGTCGGCAATTCAGGCATCGTGGCACATGATGCGCAGCACAAATTTTTCCGTTTCGGTATTTCTACCGTTGCTTATGTTGACACCCATATTCAATTGATGGCTGCGGCCGTGCTGGGCAGTCAGGACGTGCTGGTGGTAATTTCCAATTCCGGTTCTTCCATCGAATTGCTGGATGCTGTGAGCATCGCCAAGGAAAACGGAGCGGCGGTTATCGCGATTACCCGCGCCGGTTCGCCGCTGGCGCAACTTGCCGATTGCGTTTTGAGTGTTGCCGCCCAGGAAAACAGCGAGCTTTACACACCTATGATTTCGCGTTTGCTGCAATTGGTCGTAGTGGATATTCTTGCCATCGGTTTGGCCTTACGTTTGGGTGAAACAGCCAGCCTGCAATTGCAGAAAGGCAAACGCAGCATTCACAGCAAACATTTGGAATACAATAAGGAAGAATCATGA
- a CDS encoding glucokinase, which produces MSTTQTKTVVAEWPRLVADIGGTNARFALETSPQKIEKIEVLPCNDYDTVVDAIREYLKRAGNPKISHAAIAIANPILGDWVQMTNHHWAFSIETTRQSLGFETLILLNDFTAQALAITQLGAEDLVQIGGSKPVENAPKAVIGPGTGLGVSGLIPSNAGWVPLAGEGGHVSFSPFDDAESMIWQYAKKKYGHVSAERFLSGAGLSLIHEALSAKEGVKRQKMTPAEISEQALSGSSPLCRLTLDIFCAMLGTVSSNLALTLGASGGVYLCGGIIPRFIDYFKNSPFRTRFESKGRFDAYLAAIPVYIVLGKYPGIYGAAVALSNHLQGACNNTAALGGAAGKKDK; this is translated from the coding sequence ATGTCCACTACGCAAACTAAAACCGTTGTTGCCGAATGGCCGCGTTTGGTAGCCGATATCGGCGGCACCAATGCGCGCTTTGCATTGGAAACCTCCCCACAAAAAATTGAAAAGATAGAGGTACTGCCGTGTAATGATTACGATACGGTTGTCGATGCCATCCGCGAATACCTTAAACGTGCGGGTAATCCGAAAATCAGCCATGCTGCTATTGCCATTGCCAACCCGATTTTGGGCGACTGGGTGCAGATGACCAACCATCATTGGGCATTTTCCATTGAAACCACCCGCCAATCATTGGGTTTTGAAACGTTGATTTTGCTCAATGACTTTACTGCACAAGCATTGGCAATTACGCAATTGGGAGCGGAAGATCTGGTGCAGATAGGAGGCTCGAAACCGGTGGAAAATGCACCTAAAGCCGTTATCGGCCCGGGTACCGGTTTGGGTGTGAGCGGATTGATTCCGAGCAATGCCGGCTGGGTGCCGCTGGCCGGTGAGGGCGGGCACGTGAGCTTTTCTCCTTTCGACGATGCGGAAAGCATGATTTGGCAATATGCTAAGAAAAAATACGGCCACGTTTCCGCCGAACGGTTCTTGAGCGGTGCGGGTTTGTCGCTGATTCACGAGGCTTTGTCTGCCAAAGAAGGGGTAAAACGTCAGAAAATGACACCGGCCGAAATCAGCGAACAGGCTTTGAGCGGTTCTTCGCCTTTGTGCCGCCTGACATTGGATATTTTCTGTGCCATGTTGGGTACGGTATCGTCCAACCTTGCACTAACGTTAGGTGCAAGCGGCGGTGTATATTTGTGCGGCGGCATCATTCCGCGTTTTATCGACTATTTTAAAAATTCGCCGTTCCGTACCCGTTTCGAGAGCAAAGGCCGTTTCGATGCTTATTTGGCAGCTATTCCCGTATATATCGTGTTGGGAAAATATCCCGGTATCTACGGTGCGGCGGTAGCGTTGTCCAACCATTTGCAAGGCGCATGCAATAACACTGCGGCACTCGGCGGTGCGGCAGGTAAAAAAGATAAATAA
- the pgi gene encoding glucose-6-phosphate isomerase, protein MKHLQELPVWRELWKHFDATKSLHMRDLFEQDPERAQRYWLEVGGLILDYSKNRITDETLVLLMQLARESGVPERIKQMFRGEKINATENRAVLHVALRNRTNAPILVDGEDVMPQVNRVLSRMGEFAHEVRSGEWLGYTNQVITDVVNIGIGGSDLGPLMMCTALKPYGHPRLKMHFVSNVDGSQLRDVLEKVHPETTLFIIASKTFTTQETLTNALTAREWFLKYADEESVVAKHFVAVSTNKKAVADFGIDTANMFEFWDWVGGRYSLWSAIGLPIMLYLGEENFIEMLNGAHLMDQHFFNAPLEQNMPVLLALIGIWYINYYGGGSHIIAPYDQHLHRLPKFIQQLDMESNGKQVTLDGQAVAHETAPIIWGETGINGQHAFFQLLHQGTHITPIDLIASLQKRSNLPGHHEILLANVFAQAEAFMRGKTPDEVRVELKEQGMDEARIEELVPHKTFSGNRPSNLILMNKINPRNMGSLIALYEHKTFVQGIIWGINSFDQWGVELGKQLAKTILSELTGEAAVQPHDSSTERLIRLYRNANCDKPGTC, encoded by the coding sequence ATGAAACACTTGCAGGAGCTACCCGTATGGCGCGAGCTGTGGAAGCATTTCGATGCAACCAAAAGCCTGCATATGCGCGATTTGTTCGAGCAAGATCCCGAACGGGCGCAGCGTTATTGGCTGGAAGTAGGCGGTTTGATTTTAGATTATTCGAAAAACCGCATTACCGATGAAACATTGGTTCTGCTGATGCAGCTTGCCCGCGAATCCGGCGTGCCGGAGCGCATCAAACAGATGTTCCGCGGCGAAAAAATCAACGCAACGGAAAACCGCGCCGTATTGCATGTGGCTTTGCGCAACCGTACCAATGCCCCGATCCTTGTGGACGGCGAAGACGTGATGCCCCAAGTCAACCGCGTGTTGAGCCGTATGGGCGAGTTTGCACACGAAGTACGCAGCGGCGAATGGCTGGGCTATACCAACCAAGTGATTACCGATGTGGTCAATATCGGCATCGGCGGTTCCGATTTGGGGCCGCTGATGATGTGTACGGCACTCAAGCCTTACGGCCATCCGCGTTTGAAAATGCACTTTGTATCGAATGTGGACGGCTCGCAGTTGCGTGATGTGTTGGAAAAGGTGCACCCCGAAACCACGCTGTTCATCATTGCTTCCAAAACCTTTACCACGCAAGAAACCCTAACCAATGCGTTAACCGCCCGAGAGTGGTTCTTGAAATATGCTGATGAAGAATCTGTCGTAGCCAAGCACTTCGTAGCCGTATCGACCAACAAAAAAGCCGTGGCCGATTTCGGTATCGACACCGCCAATATGTTCGAGTTTTGGGATTGGGTCGGCGGGCGTTATAGCCTGTGGTCTGCCATCGGCTTGCCGATTATGCTTTATTTGGGCGAAGAGAACTTTATCGAAATGCTCAACGGCGCACATCTGATGGACCAGCATTTCTTCAATGCGCCGTTGGAGCAGAATATGCCTGTGCTGTTGGCGTTGATCGGCATCTGGTACATCAACTATTACGGAGGCGGCAGCCACATCATTGCCCCGTACGACCAGCACCTGCACCGCCTGCCCAAATTCATCCAGCAGCTTGATATGGAAAGCAACGGCAAACAGGTTACGCTCGACGGACAAGCGGTAGCCCATGAAACCGCACCGATTATTTGGGGCGAAACCGGCATCAACGGCCAACACGCTTTCTTCCAACTGCTGCATCAAGGCACGCATATTACGCCCATCGATTTGATTGCTTCGCTGCAAAAACGCAGCAATCTGCCCGGCCATCACGAGATTTTGCTGGCCAACGTATTCGCCCAAGCCGAAGCCTTTATGCGCGGCAAAACGCCCGACGAAGTGCGTGTCGAACTGAAAGAGCAGGGCATGGATGAAGCGCGCATCGAAGAATTGGTGCCGCATAAAACCTTCTCCGGCAACCGCCCCAGCAATCTGATTCTGATGAACAAAATCAACCCCCGCAACATGGGCAGCCTGATTGCGCTGTATGAACACAAAACCTTCGTGCAGGGCATTATTTGGGGCATCAACAGTTTCGACCAATGGGGCGTGGAATTGGGCAAACAGCTTGCCAAAACCATTTTGTCGGAGCTGACGGGGGAAGCCGCCGTCCAGCCACACGACAGCTCAACCGAACGCTTAATCCGCCTCTACCGCAATGCCAACTGCGATAAGCCGGGAACGTGCTGA
- a CDS encoding hemerythrin domain-containing protein — protein MNFFDTRSITFAEPVEMLYACHGKVRRFCGQIKMLPDYLEENGCNDVVLQAVKQIAQYFNVAAPLHHQDEEEDFFPLLLQHAPQAQDSVDRLLQQHESLHQNWAALAEEFAKLQKDKNYRPDREILERFTAGYDVHLALEESLFEMGKQFVPQDQLAAIGRNMAERRKPKA, from the coding sequence ATGAACTTTTTCGATACCCGCAGCATAACTTTTGCCGAACCGGTAGAAATGCTGTATGCCTGCCACGGAAAAGTCCGCCGTTTTTGCGGGCAGATAAAAATGTTACCGGATTACCTTGAAGAAAACGGCTGCAATGATGTTGTTTTGCAGGCGGTAAAGCAGATTGCCCAGTATTTCAATGTCGCCGCGCCGCTGCACCATCAAGACGAAGAAGAGGATTTCTTTCCCTTGCTGCTGCAACATGCTCCGCAAGCACAAGACAGTGTCGACCGCCTTTTGCAGCAACATGAAAGCCTGCATCAGAATTGGGCCGCATTGGCCGAAGAGTTTGCCAAACTTCAAAAAGATAAAAACTATAGACCTGATCGGGAAATATTGGAACGTTTCACTGCCGGTTACGATGTCCATTTGGCACTTGAAGAATCGCTGTTTGAAATGGGCAAACAGTTTGTGCCGCAGGATCAATTGGCGGCAATCGGTCGAAATATGGCGGAGCGCAGGAAACCGAAAGCGTAG
- the nhaC gene encoding Na+/H+ antiporter NhaC yields the protein MFGFKPLLNMPRWEAFLVVVLLVSAMGYSIISLGWLPHMSIITAITVLLVYGLLRGVKYIDMQRGMVDSVGQGMGAIYLFFFIGLLVSALMMSGSIPTLMYYGFGWISPQYFYLSAFVLSSLIGVAIGSSLTTCATVGAAFIGMGEAFHADLAMTAGAVVSGAFFGDKMSPLSDTTGISASIVGIDLFEHIKNMAYTTIPAWLMTAAFLLWLLPAVAAQDLGNTSVFREQLAASGLVHGYSLIPFALLVVLAIKRVNAIVAMIATVFAALIVTYFHSSPDLAKLGGWFYGGFKLEGNFENIARLVSRGGVESMFFTQTIVILGLSLGGLLFALGVIPSLLEGIRQFLTTAGRATFSVAVTAVGVNVLIGEQYLSILLSGRTFKPVYDKLGLHPRNLSRTLEDAGTVVNPLVPWSVCGVFISQALGVPVWSYLPYAFFCYLCLILTLLFGWTGLTLSKK from the coding sequence ATGTTCGGTTTCAAACCGCTGTTAAATATGCCGCGCTGGGAAGCGTTTTTGGTGGTGGTTTTATTGGTTTCCGCTATGGGTTACAGCATTATTTCACTTGGCTGGCTGCCGCATATGTCGATTATTACTGCGATTACGGTGCTTTTGGTATACGGCTTGTTGCGCGGAGTGAAGTATATCGATATGCAGCGCGGGATGGTTGATTCGGTGGGCCAAGGGATGGGCGCGATTTACCTGTTTTTCTTTATCGGCTTGCTGGTTAGTGCTTTGATGATGAGCGGTTCTATTCCTACGTTGATGTATTATGGTTTCGGCTGGATTTCTCCACAGTATTTTTACCTTTCTGCATTTGTTCTAAGCTCGCTGATAGGAGTGGCTATCGGCAGTAGTTTGACGACTTGTGCCACGGTGGGTGCGGCTTTTATCGGCATGGGCGAGGCTTTCCATGCAGATTTGGCAATGACGGCAGGCGCGGTGGTTTCAGGCGCGTTTTTCGGAGATAAAATGTCGCCGCTTTCCGATACCACCGGTATTTCGGCTTCGATTGTGGGTATTGATTTGTTTGAACACATCAAAAATATGGCTTATACCACGATTCCTGCATGGTTGATGACTGCTGCGTTCTTGTTGTGGCTGCTGCCTGCGGTAGCAGCGCAAGATTTGGGCAATACGTCGGTTTTCCGCGAACAGCTTGCCGCTTCGGGTTTGGTGCACGGCTATTCGCTGATACCGTTTGCTTTGTTGGTGGTGTTGGCCATAAAGCGTGTGAATGCCATCGTTGCTATGATTGCCACCGTATTTGCCGCTTTAATCGTTACTTATTTCCACAGCTCACCTGATTTGGCAAAATTGGGTGGTTGGTTCTACGGTGGTTTCAAACTTGAAGGTAACTTTGAAAATATTGCCCGCCTGGTTTCGCGCGGCGGCGTGGAAAGTATGTTTTTTACACAAACCATCGTGATTCTGGGCTTGAGTTTGGGCGGGTTGTTGTTTGCATTGGGTGTGATTCCAAGCCTGCTTGAAGGCATCCGCCAGTTTTTAACCACGGCGGGACGGGCCACATTCAGTGTGGCCGTTACCGCTGTGGGGGTGAACGTACTTATCGGCGAGCAATATTTAAGTATTCTGCTGTCGGGCAGAACATTCAAGCCGGTGTACGATAAACTCGGCCTGCACCCGCGCAATCTGTCGCGTACTTTGGAAGATGCCGGTACGGTGGTTAACCCGCTGGTACCGTGGAGCGTATGCGGTGTGTTTATCAGCCAAGCCTTAGGCGTGCCGGTGTGGAGTTACCTGCCTTATGCGTTTTTCTGTTATCTATGTTTGATATTGACTTTATTGTTCGGTTGGACAGGGCTGACCTTAAGCAAGAAATAA
- the lptG gene encoding LPS export ABC transporter permease LptG: protein MMLLTRYLIRQLSVMSVYALLAFLALYSFFDIIGEVGDIGQGSYTGIKMMQYVLMQMPAHAYELMPLAVLIGGLVALSQLASGSELTVMKTSGMSTKKLITVLFQFGLIFAVLTALLGEWIAPSLSQRAENLKATAVNGKISTGSQGLWLKEQDNIINVREMLPDHTLLGVKIWKHNEAFRLAEAIEAESAVLNDDNSWQLKNVRRSLLESEQVRTEIQAVQKWPVELQRNLLDVLLVKPEQMSVSALTTYIGHMKANNQQTKTYEIAWWRKLMYPVAATIMALVALAFTPQTTRHGNMGLKLFAGICLGLAFHFAGRLFGFTSQLYGVPPFIAAILPTVLFGILGVYLIRRQERR, encoded by the coding sequence ATGATGCTGCTTACCCGCTATCTTATCCGCCAACTCAGCGTGATGTCGGTATATGCCCTTCTGGCATTTCTCGCCTTATACAGCTTTTTCGACATCATCGGCGAAGTGGGCGACATCGGCCAAGGCAGTTACACCGGTATCAAAATGATGCAGTATGTGCTGATGCAGATGCCTGCCCATGCTTACGAATTGATGCCGCTGGCCGTCTTAATCGGCGGCTTGGTCGCACTCAGCCAACTGGCTTCCGGCAGCGAACTTACCGTGATGAAAACCAGCGGCATGAGTACCAAAAAACTGATCACCGTTTTGTTCCAGTTCGGTTTGATTTTTGCAGTGTTAACCGCACTGCTGGGTGAATGGATCGCACCCTCGCTCAGCCAACGTGCCGAAAATCTCAAGGCCACCGCCGTCAACGGTAAAATCAGTACCGGCAGCCAAGGTTTATGGCTGAAGGAGCAGGATAACATTATCAATGTGCGCGAAATGCTGCCCGACCACACTCTGCTCGGCGTAAAAATCTGGAAACACAACGAAGCCTTCCGGCTTGCCGAAGCCATAGAAGCAGAATCCGCCGTATTGAACGACGATAACAGCTGGCAGCTTAAAAACGTGCGCCGCAGCCTGCTCGAAAGCGAACAAGTACGCACCGAAATCCAAGCCGTGCAAAAATGGCCGGTCGAGCTGCAACGCAACCTGCTTGACGTGTTGCTGGTTAAGCCCGAACAGATGTCGGTATCGGCCCTCACCACCTACATAGGCCATATGAAGGCCAACAACCAACAAACCAAAACTTATGAAATAGCATGGTGGCGCAAATTGATGTATCCCGTTGCCGCCACCATTATGGCCTTGGTCGCACTGGCATTTACGCCGCAAACCACCCGCCACGGCAACATGGGCTTGAAGCTGTTTGCCGGCATCTGCTTGGGGCTTGCTTTCCACTTCGCCGGACGGCTGTTCGGCTTTACCAGCCAACTCTACGGCGTTCCTCCCTTCATCGCCGCCATACTGCCGACGGTACTCTTCGGTATCTTAGGTGTTTATCTGATACGCAGGCAGGAACGGCGTTGA
- the lptF gene encoding LPS export ABC transporter permease LptF, with the protein MIYQRNFIKELSFTAVGIFVVLLAVLVSTQAINLLGRAADGRVAIDAVAALVGFWVIGMTPLLLVLTAYISTLTVLTRYWRDSEMSVWLSCGLALKQWIRPVLQFAVPFAILIAVMQLFIMPWAELRSREFAEILKQKQELSLIEAGEFRTLGKRNRRVYFVETFDVDSGIMKNLFLREHDSKGNDNIILAKEGTFSLKENKRTLELSNGYRYSGTPGKADYNQVSFEHLSLIISTVPKIVDPISHRRTIPTSKLFGSDNPQYQAELMWRLSLPISVLLLSILAVPLSYFNPRTGHTYNILIAIGLYLVYQNGLTFLRNAVEDGKLNFWVGMLPMHILMLAIAVILLRVRSMPAQPFWQALQNSMKGGVK; encoded by the coding sequence ATGATTTATCAACGTAATTTTATTAAAGAGCTTTCATTTACTGCAGTCGGCATTTTTGTAGTACTGTTGGCGGTTTTGGTGTCTACACAGGCCATCAACCTGCTGGGGCGAGCTGCAGACGGCCGTGTGGCTATTGATGCCGTAGCGGCTCTGGTGGGATTTTGGGTTATCGGCATGACCCCGCTTCTTTTGGTACTGACGGCCTACATCAGTACACTGACCGTACTTACAAGATATTGGCGTGACAGTGAAATGTCGGTTTGGCTTTCCTGCGGTTTGGCACTGAAGCAATGGATACGTCCCGTATTGCAGTTCGCCGTGCCGTTTGCCATCCTGATTGCTGTGATGCAGCTTTTCATAATGCCGTGGGCCGAGCTGCGCAGCCGTGAATTTGCCGAAATCCTCAAGCAGAAACAGGAGCTTTCTTTAATCGAAGCAGGAGAATTCCGCACGCTGGGCAAACGCAACAGGCGGGTATATTTCGTTGAAACTTTCGATGTCGATTCAGGCATTATGAAAAATCTGTTTCTGCGCGAACACGACAGCAAAGGCAACGACAACATTATTCTAGCCAAAGAAGGCACTTTTTCTTTAAAAGAAAACAAACGTACGCTGGAATTAAGCAACGGCTACCGTTACAGCGGCACGCCCGGCAAAGCCGACTATAACCAAGTATCGTTCGAACACCTCAGCCTGATCATCAGCACCGTGCCGAAAATCGTCGACCCGATTTCCCACCGCCGCACCATTCCGACATCCAAACTTTTCGGCAGCGACAATCCGCAATACCAAGCCGAATTGATGTGGCGCTTGTCTTTGCCCATCAGCGTATTGCTGTTGAGCATACTGGCCGTGCCGCTTTCCTATTTCAACCCGCGCACGGGGCACACTTATAACATCTTGATTGCCATCGGCCTTTATCTGGTTTATCAAAACGGCCTCACTTTTCTGCGCAACGCCGTGGAAGACGGCAAACTCAATTTCTGGGTCGGGATGCTGCCCATGCACATTCTCATGCTTGCTATCGCCGTTATTCTGCTGCGCGTACGCAGTATGCCGGCGCAACCGTTTTGGCAAGCCTTGCAAAACAGTATGAAAGGCGGTGTGAAATGA